Genomic DNA from Lactuca sativa cultivar Salinas chromosome 8, Lsat_Salinas_v11, whole genome shotgun sequence:
GTTCAGGGGAGTTTTCTGCAGCTGCAGACAGATAAACTTTACCTTCTTCACTAAGTTCTTTTGCAATTACACTAAAGTCTGCACTCGCTTTATCAGCTTGGATCTTTAGTTGCTCTGAGGTGTCTTTTAATACTACTGTGGCTTTCTTTAAGTATACTTCATAAGCTTCTTGGGAGATGTTTAGCATTTTTATTGCTTGCTCTTTGAAAGAAGCTAACGTTTGCTTCCAGGCTTCTTCGGATTCTTCAGCACCCTCTTTCAGACGATTTGTTTCCTCCTGTATATCAACTTCTGAAGACTCCTAAATGAAGCAAACAGATGGTGTTATTAACCTAATCATCTTATATACAATTAGTTTGATTTTGAGTAGAAAATCGTATTATATTGCATGATTATACTCAATTAACTTTTATAAAGTGAATAAATTATACCATTTTCTTTATTGCAGTCAAATTAACATGTATAAACTATTAACAACAATtgagattattaacattttatTTGCCAAATTGTGTTTACTCTAATCATCTTATCTTAAATTGATAATTTGTATCAGTTGATCATATGAAATGGAAAAAAAGAGTATAGGTGTCATTAAAAGGGCTAGTCTTTAAAAAGTCTTCTTTTTAAACAAGTTTAATGTATGGAGATAGCCATTTATATAGGAGTTGACAGCAGGTATTCTAACACCTATTTATGTATTTACTGTATTGGTGAACTATAATTTGATACGTTGGTTGTGTATCTGTATCAAAAAAATTCAGCTTGCTACATTTGGGATTTCAGGTGTTACAGACCTAGTACACTGCAAATGCACAACTGATTTTGAACCTTGTTACAAAATTAAAACCAACATTAAACcaaaaattttggtttttattGAAAAGTGTACTCACCGAGTCCTCATGAGACGCCGCAAAAGAGAAAATCGACCGGTTCCGGGAATTTGAACGGGAGAGGAGCAAACCATGGCCAAGTCCTTTCGGATAGGCGGAGACAGAAACAGCAAGTGTGAGTACACCGGAGCTACGAGGTCGAAGAAGAGGTGCGAACCGATACAAGGAAGGTGAAGAACAGAACGCCTCTATCGGCGCTCTCTTAGAGCATAACTGGCTAGGGTTAGGGTTGCTTATTGAGAATGTGTTAATTGAACTACTCATTCTGCTGTTTAGGGTTCCTTTGTGTAACTCTGCGCGAGAGATTATGATAGAGCAAGCCTGGTGTGTACCAGCTGGATGAGAGGGAGGCGAAGGGAACGATAAAGGGGAatgaagaagacgatgaagtggTTGAGGAATAGGGTGAAGGATGCTAAAGTGAGCCGAGGGCAACGAAAAGTATCACCTTGTTGACACGTAATGAATATACGTCGACCGAGCCGTGGGACCAAGTGAATCTCGTCCTatgtgtctttttttttttttttttggttatgcTAATAAAATACCATTAGACACCTCATTGACGTATTTATAAACGGGAatgattttaattatttatatatgggtaattatcttttttttgtacatatgtaggtaacaaacttgttaaAAGTGTTcatatatgaccattatgacctgctataaCAGGTTAAATCCTAGATATGAACGCTTTCaataagttcgttacctagatgtgtgtaaaaaaaatagttacccaaatataaacaaaacgaaaagtaaaaattaaattacacgaatggacCATGTGGTTTGGGGGGATTTTATGTTtttggtccataacttatttttttaacttgaatggtccctactgtttatttttgttgcgcgtttggtccctacattatctaaaaagactattgtgcccttattaatttattttttaattaattttcttatttgtgtatttattttttacatattcaaaaaaaaataatagaccACACATATTTATATCTCATCGGATGATCCATACTGTttattttttgattaattaataagaaaattaattaaaaaataaattaataagggcacaatagtctttttaggtaagacatggactaaatgcgcaacaaaaataaacagtagggaccatctaagttaaaaaaataagttagcgaccaaaaacacaaattcccccaaaccacagggaccattcgtgtaatttaatttttacttttcgttttgttcatatttaggtaaTTATTTttttacacatctaggtaacaaacttgttgaaaacgttcacatctaggatttaacctgctatagcaggtcataatggtcatgtgtgaacacttccaacaagtttgttacctagatatgtacaaaaaaaaagacagttacccagatgtgaacataccgaaaagttaataaccttaataagtcatattccctttataaacttcaaaaatggttccGTTTTATAAAATCTGAAGTTTGAtccctactttacaaaaacttcACGTATGGTctttgtggtttcaaaacttttaacaaacggTCTTTTTCActaactccgttagcttttggccgttaaATGAAGGGCATTTATGTTCTTTCACAATCACAGGGACtatttatgaagttttgccttatttatatatatatatatatatatatatatatatatatatatatatatatatatatatatataattatttaatattaaagggtcccaccccccccccccctcacacacacacacacacacacactctctctctctctctctctctccccccctaGTGTAAGTCTTTTTCCTAAAAAGAACACACATTTTTAAAAAACTTTAAAGCAAAATTATCAAAGAAAATGGATTTGAACTCTAATTTCATATCCAACTTTAATTTCATATCTAATTTCATATACAAACTTAAACATCTCTCTCTACCATGTTCATCTTTATTTGATCATCATCTTCGTTATGGCGAAGCTATGAATCAAGAAACAATCAGCTTGGGGTGTGAACAAATTGATGTCATTGGGGCATTTCCACAGACAGTTGGTATGCAACTTAAGAAAATCACTATGAAATCCTTCTTTCTACTTCTAATTGAAATCCAAATTGGAGCTGAACTCAATACACACAGATGTATAACCAAGAAATTGAAAATATACACATAAACCCACCTTCTCTCTCAATCCTAATCCATGAAATCCTCCTGATTCCAATAACTATTGCACCAGAAACGGTACCTAAGTCCACCCACAAACCTTTATTCAATTATTGACTCTGCTTGATCACATCTTCCAGCAGATCGATTATCAACTCGGTTTCAAGCCTTGGAATCAGATCACCTTCTTCGACACTCAAAACCAAATCCCCCATAAAGAGTAAAGATCACCCAATTAAGCTCTTAATTGCAAAACAGTGTTGTGTTTGGAGTCGTTGAGGGTTAGTAATGATTTTGGGTTTTCTAGAGCATCTTCGATTAGCCAATTAAGTTCTCTGTGTAAACTTTCAAAGTCTGGTCCGTTGTCTGAATCTATGAAAGACGAACCGACAGATGACACTAAGGTTTTTGCCCAATTCGGCCATTGTTGCAGGTCATATAAGGTTTCACTGAAGGTGGGTGGTCGGAgaaataaggggggggggggggggggggttagggtTTACGACGGTGGGTGCATGGTAAACGGAAACTGATGAAGAAAGAAATAGAGCGATTGAGGGTTCTTGATGTGAATGTAGTTGAGAGAGAAGAGAGTCGTGCCAAGCTCGAGAGATTCAAACCCCATATGAAATCAATCTTGTGAAAATATGAATTTATGCGGGGGTTGCTTCAAATCGCAAAAGGATGCTCTCTTTCTGTGTATGAAGAGTGAGAATTGAATAAGGTTTTGGAGTTTCTGATGAAGTGAAGAAGGAGGGAGGAGATCAAAAGGGTGTGTTCTTTTTAGGAAGAAGGCAtacagggagagagagagagagagagagagaggaccctttaatattaaataattatatttttcctttttttaaaaaaataaggcaaaacttcataaatggtccctgtgattcTGAAAGGACAGAAATGcccttcacttaacggccaaaagctaacggagttagcaaaaaggaccgtttgttaaaagttttgaaaccacagggaccaccCGTGAGGTTTTtgtaaattagggaccaaactttAGATTTTgtaaaaccacatggaccatttttgaagttttgtctttgtAAAATGTTAACATATAGTTAACTACATATAATCAATTTTTTCGGAAACAATACAACTTCaaccaataaaaatattttaaaatttaattaggaTGTCTATATAGTAAAATGGGGTGTCTTTATATCCAATGcttttttttaaaaggaaaaatataAACTCTCCTAAACTACTCTTAAATCCATATATCAATCCTTAGACTTGTACCTTTAACTTAAATGAGAGAGGACAATATCGTTGGGCTATAAATAGTACAAACATCTAATGCCCTTAATTAGATGCCTTAAATGTTTGTACTTTATGACATTTTCAAAAAtctgaaaaaaaatcatatattttggttctattgataaaaaaaatcgtctttgatttgatatttttttcaatttaactATTGAAATTTTGAAACTGGTAAACACTTACAAAACAACCATTATATTTAGTTAGTGTCGGTTTTAAGTGTTAAATtgcaaaatatattaattaatataaatcatgGATGTCTTTTTCGTTAATAAGATTAAAGTTTAAGAACTTTTTTAGAGATTTATGTTTTctatatattaaatttatttaaagaaaacttatatttatttattaaaaaacataaaataaagatACAATCTACATCACTTGCACTAGAAAAACTCATTTTTCTTATTGAAAAACACAACAATGATAATTTATATGCCATTTTGAGACGTTTTTATGATTCTCTTGATAAATATCCTTAATACAATAACAAAGATATCATTTAAATACAATTTCTGAATAGAGTTTCATGATATATATGGCCTAGAAACACACTCCTTACCACAAATTAACAAAAATCATATTAATTATACTTAGCATGTGGTTTTATAACTATTCTAACTCTTATATTAAGGTTATTGTCATAAAAACCCTCATGTTTACATGAAAATGTGTGGTTATGTGCTAAGTCATTATTTGTGTTCGTTTATGTCTCGACATTTAGATAAGTTTTGTTATTTTGGGTTTTTTATCAGGTTGTGAAGAGAAAGAAAAAATATGTGGacgatggtgatgatggtgggtTGAAGATGAAGAATGCAGAAGGTGGGTCGGAGATGGTGGTGATGACAGAGTGTGGTAGCGGTGATATGTAAATATAAGAGCTTTTATGGCAATGGTGACCGGTTAAGATGGTGCAAAACCTAAGAAAatattaaaatgaattttttttgacAAACATGAGACATTAATGAACATAGAAACAAACTTTTGTTGATTTGTAGTGGGAAGTGTGTTTCTAGGCCACATAGTGTGTATAACTGAGCTCTATTTAGGAATAACAGCCCCTGATAAGCCTTTATTTTTTGAGGTGTCGTTCGATTGTGAAAAGACCTTCGATAagttatagttttattttaaacatattaCATCCAAAACCTAAAAATTCAACAATGAAGTAGCATTTTGCCTAGAAATACACTTCTTGCGACAAATCAACGAAGTTttcttaagttatatatatatatatatatatatatatatacagagagagagagagagagagagagagagattttaaagtatttattgtgttattgtatgtataaatatgggccaatcaaaattaaataattaaataaataaataaataagggtaatttagtaatttgtttagtaacttccaaaaataatcccTATAATCATGGGATAATCGATGGGTTTCCTCACCTTAAGACCTAAATAAATGAGTCGGTCTTCCTCACCTTCTCATTGCCTCCTGACCTTCACCAAAAATCAGCCCCTTTGCTCTTCCTCCAAATCGATCAGAACTCCAAACTTGGAATCCAAGACCTTTGCTGGATCCAAGCCCAATCCGACTCATGGATAATCGTTGCCCTAATGGGACCATCAATCCTCGCTCTCCTCAACATCCCCACCGGATGTTGCTTCTTCAAATACGATGCATCGCCGGCGATCCCGGACCGAAACCCGATGAGTTCTTCGACGAGTTCTGCGACGAGGATGAAGAGGAATCAAACGGGCCACTGCCACCACCGAGTTCTGCCCATATTTCCCCTTTTCCCTCTCCTTTGCCTTTAACGTGATTTCTTCCAGCAGCTCCTCCCCCCTCCGACCAACGTCTCCATCCAACACCGCCTTGTTTGAGCTACGGCTTTTTCCAGCTGTAAGAAAAACCCTCTCTTTTTCGTCCTTTTTTTGTTCGAACTGCCACCGGTTATCTTATCATCTTCACTTGTTCGATTGAACAACTTTTGTTTTAGCTTTTAGATGACTGATCGTTTATCAGTTATTAGCTTTTTTGTGTGTTTTCTTAATCACAAATTTGATCaattgtgttggaatagtgtctaaggctgcaactatattaggcaagtatttgacccggttgtgcatggtccttttgggttgccttcaccatagcaatttgacatgatgatttattatgagagaagaaatattattaatatattatgagaataatataaggaataataatattattatttgattaatataagtcataaattaattaagaattaatttggtgacttaaagagattaattgaataaaggggcataaactgtcaattgtatgatagttgtactttgggctataaatcccttatggataaagggggacggttttaaggactatggataggccttgaaatcgtccaaaggcttatcaattagggtattggattgcttagggcctaagttatccaattagggtttaagggtgaaaccctaggagcctcactagtataaatagaccctaggggtcaaaGGAAATGGGCACCTATGCtttagaagaaaccctggccgatttttgatcccctctcctctctcttaaatcatcctcttgctagttggtgtttgtaagccattagaggagtgacaattgtgactctaaagctccaaggacaagaagatcaagcaagtgattcaaggtaaacttctaattctgatttcttatgttattatgctctattagtcattagaagtcttggattcaatgcatgtttaattagagaaacctagatccaagcattagggtttgcatgtgcacataggaatgttcatatggccaaaacccatcaaattggTCCTTTACCTATGGTTAGGAATGGAATGCACTGTTGTACAAATCCACATAGTTCAGATTAAACACTGTGAAGAGTTTATTTGATGATAAATTAACATGCATCAACTTAAAGTGTAAATCAAATTTGTTGGTTTTTGTTTGCTCATTTGATTTAGAGGTGATGTATGTACTGCAAATGTCCAACAAGGCCTTTCTTCATGTTGTTTAAAGTTTGTAGAAGTTAGAGTCACCCTTTGTTATTGCTCTTGATGATGCTTTGTAATTGCTTTATTCATTTTGCTTTTATATTTTATTGATGTTGTTGGTGATTtctcatatttctaatacttggTGGAGATGTGTGATGTCATATTTTCTAAAGAAGAGGTGTGACAAGC
This window encodes:
- the LOC111885741 gene encoding protein FATTY ACID EXPORT 3, chloroplastic, whose translation is MSSSINTFSISNPNPSQLCSKRAPIEAFCSSPSLYRFAPLLRPRSSGVLTLAVSVSAYPKGLGHGLLLSRSNSRNRSIFSFAASHEDSESSEVDIQEETNRLKEGAEESEEAWKQTLASFKEQAIKMLNISQEAYEVYLKKATVVLKDTSEQLKIQADKASADFSVIAKELSEEGKVYLSAAAENSPEPVKDIVETFASSSTDDLKDVSKVLDFYVGIPYGGLLTLTGFLSFMITGSTSGIRFGVILGGTLLALGIYSLRSWKKGKSSSVALKGQAAIATILFLKDTGLVLSRPAFTRYVALIISGAVLAFYVYRIIYSRGQSTGGSSVEAEN